From one [Ruminococcus] lactaris ATCC 29176 genomic stretch:
- the ybeY gene encoding rRNA maturation RNase YbeY: protein MSLYIEEEGSVTLPFDTEEIAIAVTEAALDYAECPYEAEINLLLTENQEIHEMNLEQRGIDRPTDVLSFPMIEYDAPGDFSVIDEETGDAFNPETGELMLGDIVISKEKVLSQAEEYGHSPKREYAFLIAHSMLHLFGYDHMEEEERAEMEAHQRAIMEKVGIPR from the coding sequence ATGAGTCTGTATATTGAAGAAGAGGGTTCAGTCACACTGCCGTTTGATACAGAGGAGATTGCCATTGCAGTGACAGAAGCAGCACTGGACTATGCAGAATGTCCTTATGAGGCAGAAATCAACCTGCTCCTGACAGAGAATCAGGAGATCCATGAGATGAACCTGGAACAACGTGGCATTGACCGCCCGACGGATGTATTATCCTTTCCAATGATCGAGTATGATGCTCCAGGTGATTTTTCAGTAATTGATGAGGAAACCGGAGATGCATTTAACCCCGAGACCGGAGAACTGATGCTGGGAGATATTGTCATTTCCAAGGAAAAAGTCCTCTCTCAGGCAGAAGAGTATGGACATTCTCCGAAAAGAGAATATGCATTTTTGATTGCACACAGTATGCTGCATTTATTTGGATATGACCACATGGAAGAAGAGGAACGGGCAGAAATGGAGGCTCATCAGAGAGCAATCATGGAAAAAGTAGGGATTCCACGCTGA
- a CDS encoding SseB family protein, whose amino-acid sequence MKKDSFNANEIPADKGLSGNEKIEEAIAALQEEPSQELLAHTLTVIRRRMQEDGQLILAVEPPAGEAQLRIQAVQTSDGKQWWSAFTGFEEELKGSGSVMSTFLTEIRKLFESALSVNEIQGIILNPWNRTLMLDKTLLRIILGK is encoded by the coding sequence ATGAAGAAAGATTCTTTCAATGCAAATGAGATACCCGCAGACAAAGGACTGTCCGGGAATGAAAAGATTGAAGAGGCGATCGCTGCACTGCAGGAAGAACCGTCACAGGAACTTCTTGCACATACTCTGACAGTGATCCGCAGAAGGATGCAGGAAGACGGGCAGTTGATTCTGGCTGTAGAGCCTCCTGCAGGTGAAGCACAGCTCCGGATTCAGGCAGTGCAGACTTCAGATGGAAAGCAGTGGTGGTCTGCTTTTACAGGATTTGAGGAAGAACTGAAAGGAAGTGGCAGCGTCATGTCAACATTTCTTACTGAGATCCGAAAGTTATTTGAATCTGCATTAAGTGTAAATGAGATCCAGGGAATCATTCTCAATCCGTGGAACAGGACTCTGATGCTGGACAAGACTCTGCTCCGTATTATACTTGGAAAATAA
- a CDS encoding putative ABC transporter permease has product MVMKRLSEYLFFWTLGGTLYYSFEMIFRGFSHWSMFMLGGFCLVFCIQQGIWTGWDSPLWLQVLWCSVFVTTGEFITGILVNKVMHWHVWDYSDQPFQLMGQICIPFAVLFSGLCVVGIFLGSYLMHFLYGEKIPHFHVL; this is encoded by the coding sequence ATGGTAATGAAACGTTTGAGCGAATATTTATTTTTCTGGACATTAGGTGGTACATTATATTATTCTTTTGAAATGATATTCCGGGGATTTTCTCACTGGTCTATGTTTATGCTGGGCGGGTTCTGCCTGGTTTTCTGTATACAACAGGGCATTTGGACGGGATGGGATTCGCCCCTCTGGCTTCAGGTTTTATGGTGCAGCGTTTTTGTGACTACGGGGGAATTTATTACCGGGATTTTAGTCAACAAAGTGATGCACTGGCACGTATGGGATTACAGTGATCAGCCATTTCAGTTAATGGGACAGATCTGTATTCCTTTTGCAGTCTTATTTTCAGGATTATGCGTAGTGGGAATCTTTCTCGGAAGTTATCTGATGCATTTTTTATACGGAGAAAAAATTCCTCATTTTCATGTATTGTAA
- a CDS encoding YabP/YqfC family sporulation protein: MCGIFMDREQLAERFAEAASMPRDVVMGASVITITGRNEICIENYRGILEYTDLLIRVQTKSGQIRLSGKNLQIEYYTNDEMKITGRIVQLEFTDGRKTG, translated from the coding sequence ATGTGTGGCATTTTTATGGACAGAGAACAATTAGCAGAGCGATTCGCAGAGGCTGCAAGTATGCCAAGGGATGTGGTGATGGGAGCATCTGTTATCACGATCACAGGAAGAAATGAAATATGCATAGAAAATTATCGGGGGATTCTTGAATATACAGACCTTCTGATCCGTGTGCAGACCAAATCCGGTCAGATCCGGCTGAGCGGAAAAAATCTGCAGATTGAATATTATACAAACGATGAAATGAAGATTACAGGAAGGATCGTACAACTGGAATTTACCGACGGGAGAAAGACCGGATGA
- a CDS encoding DUF4250 domain-containing protein codes for MLNGLPSDPMILLSVVNTKLRDFYPSLQALCDDMEISEAELKEKLAQIDYEYDGLKNQFV; via the coding sequence ATGTTGAACGGACTTCCTTCCGATCCGATGATCTTGTTAAGTGTTGTGAATACGAAACTGAGAGATTTCTATCCATCGCTGCAGGCTTTATGTGATGATATGGAGATCAGTGAGGCCGAACTGAAAGAGAAACTGGCACAGATTGATTATGAATACGATGGCTTGAAGAATCAGTTCGTTTAA
- a CDS encoding ATP-dependent helicase, which produces MKKYIEWGEFEQTFPIRLNAQQKSAVQSVNGPVLLLAVPGSGKTTVLVTRLGYMIYCKGIDPEKILTVTYTVAATKDMSRRFAGYFGEELADRLEFRTINGLCAKIISYYGRMIGKKPFELVQDEKITAGMLSMIYQQNEHAYATESDLKTVRTLITYIKNMMLTEEEILELDEEADLKISVIYKEYCRQLRAKGLMDYDDQMVYAYTMLRSVPELLRHFQELYPYICVDEAQDTSKIQHAIIALLASGSENLFMVGDEDQSIYGFRAAYPEALLTFEKNYPDAKVLLMEENFRSDARIVLGADRFIQKNTLRHEKHMKAARKPVSDIREISLRSRKAQYTYLAKLAEGCTSQTAILYRDNECILPLVDLLERNGIPYQMRNAELSFFSHRTILDIINIIKLAQNPMDTEAFLQIYYKIGTYLRKQDAIRIARISEEKRIPVLDVAAEDPDLNGHVLGSVRSMRTHLQNLLQDSGERAIYRIMQFMGYQEYLNRSGMSDSKLEILRILGSRADSPMELAERLEQLKVMIREKEPDRKCPLILSTIHASKGLEYDSVYLIDVADGILPESIPQNLHQASAEELKAYEEERRLFYVGVTRAKDHLTLFTTNRPSTFCSEFLGKSSVTEEGRKNLMPVESRTSRTFKQARPYAAVAGIRQTKASEELYFRLKEELGTGVIVEHKKYGEGVVTQLDDRLVHIMFQDDTLRMMDLKILANAGLLKVKK; this is translated from the coding sequence ATGAAAAAATACATAGAATGGGGAGAATTTGAACAGACTTTCCCGATCCGGTTAAATGCACAGCAGAAAAGTGCTGTGCAGAGTGTCAATGGTCCGGTTCTGCTGTTGGCAGTACCGGGTTCCGGGAAGACAACTGTTCTTGTAACCCGGCTTGGTTATATGATCTATTGCAAAGGAATTGATCCGGAAAAAATCCTGACCGTCACCTATACGGTGGCAGCAACGAAAGATATGTCCCGGCGGTTTGCCGGATACTTTGGAGAGGAACTGGCTGACCGACTGGAGTTCAGAACGATCAACGGGTTATGTGCAAAGATCATCAGTTATTATGGAAGAATGATCGGGAAGAAGCCTTTTGAACTGGTACAGGATGAGAAAATAACGGCAGGGATGCTGTCCATGATCTATCAACAGAATGAACATGCGTATGCAACGGAAAGTGACCTGAAGACGGTGCGTACTCTGATTACTTATATCAAGAATATGATGCTGACTGAGGAAGAAATCCTTGAACTAGATGAAGAAGCTGATCTGAAGATTTCCGTTATCTATAAAGAATATTGCCGGCAGTTACGTGCAAAAGGACTGATGGATTACGATGATCAGATGGTATATGCCTATACAATGCTGCGTTCCGTACCGGAACTGCTGAGGCATTTTCAGGAACTTTACCCTTATATCTGCGTGGACGAGGCACAGGATACCTCTAAAATCCAGCATGCCATCATTGCACTGCTGGCATCAGGATCGGAGAATCTTTTTATGGTGGGGGATGAAGATCAGAGTATTTATGGCTTCCGGGCAGCTTATCCTGAGGCTCTGCTCACATTTGAAAAAAATTATCCGGATGCAAAAGTCCTGTTGATGGAAGAAAATTTCCGGTCGGATGCCAGGATCGTTCTGGGGGCAGACCGGTTTATCCAAAAGAATACTCTGCGTCATGAGAAGCATATGAAAGCCGCCAGAAAACCGGTATCTGATATCAGGGAAATTTCATTAAGGAGCAGGAAAGCTCAGTATACATATCTTGCAAAGCTGGCAGAAGGATGCACCTCACAGACAGCTATTTTATATCGTGATAATGAATGCATCCTTCCACTGGTCGATCTGCTGGAGAGAAACGGAATACCTTATCAGATGCGGAATGCAGAACTTTCTTTTTTTTCACACCGTACCATACTGGATATCATCAATATCATAAAACTGGCTCAGAATCCAATGGATACAGAAGCATTTCTGCAGATTTATTATAAAATCGGCACTTATCTCCGCAAGCAGGATGCAATCCGTATCGCCCGGATCAGTGAAGAAAAAAGAATCCCGGTCCTGGATGTGGCTGCAGAGGATCCTGATCTGAACGGTCATGTACTCGGTAGTGTACGGTCGATGCGGACACATTTGCAGAATCTATTGCAGGATTCAGGAGAACGTGCAATTTACAGGATTATGCAGTTTATGGGATATCAGGAATATCTGAACCGTTCAGGGATGAGTGACAGCAAGCTGGAAATTCTCAGGATTCTTGGAAGCAGGGCAGATTCCCCGATGGAACTTGCAGAACGACTGGAGCAGTTGAAAGTTATGATCCGGGAGAAAGAACCGGATCGGAAATGTCCTCTGATCCTCTCCACGATCCATGCAAGCAAGGGGTTAGAATACGACAGTGTTTATCTGATCGATGTGGCAGATGGAATTCTGCCTGAATCAATTCCACAGAATCTGCATCAGGCCTCAGCAGAAGAGCTGAAAGCATATGAAGAAGAACGTCGGCTTTTTTATGTCGGAGTAACCAGGGCAAAGGATCATCTGACACTTTTTACGACCAACAGACCCAGTACATTCTGTTCAGAGTTTCTTGGGAAATCTTCCGTGACAGAAGAAGGCAGGAAAAATCTGATGCCGGTGGAAAGCAGGACCAGCCGGACATTCAAGCAGGCAAGACCCTATGCCGCAGTCGCCGGCATCCGGCAGACAAAAGCTTCAGAAGAACTGTATTTCCGCCTGAAAGAGGAATTGGGGACAGGTGTGATCGTGGAACATAAAAAATATGGAGAAGGTGTAGTGACCCAGTTGGATGACCGGCTTGTTCATATCATGTTCCAGGATGATACGCTTCGTATGATGGATCTTAAAATCCTGGCAAAT
- a CDS encoding PhoH family protein — protein sequence MSLSELMIEIPAEYEANVFGQFDVYVKKLERTFHVTLISRDGATKIVGERAAAEKVQRILNQLVELARRGNTITEQNVDYAISLVFEDQEQQLVDIDKDLICHTLQGKPIKPKTLGQKKYVDAIRSGMITFGLGPAGTGKTYLAMAMAITAFKREEVSRIILTRPAIEAGEKLGFLPGDLQSKIDPYLRPLYDALYQIMGADSFIKNSEKGLIEVAPLAYMRGRTLDNAFIILDEAQNTTPAQMKMFLTRIGFGSKVVITGDSTQKDLPAGTVSGLDVAVKVVKDLDDISICTLTSKDVVRHPLVQKIVKAYEDYEKKSARPRENRRKK from the coding sequence ATGAGTCTGTCAGAACTGATGATTGAAATCCCGGCTGAATACGAGGCAAATGTATTTGGTCAGTTTGATGTATATGTAAAGAAACTGGAAAGGACATTTCATGTAACGCTGATCTCCCGCGATGGAGCGACCAAGATCGTGGGGGAGCGTGCAGCGGCAGAGAAGGTGCAGAGGATCCTGAACCAGCTTGTAGAACTTGCCAGAAGAGGCAATACGATCACAGAACAGAATGTAGATTATGCAATCTCCCTTGTATTTGAAGATCAGGAGCAGCAGCTTGTAGATATTGATAAAGATCTGATCTGCCATACTCTGCAGGGAAAGCCGATCAAGCCAAAGACACTGGGGCAGAAAAAGTATGTGGATGCCATTCGCAGTGGCATGATCACGTTCGGACTTGGTCCTGCCGGAACAGGAAAGACCTATCTTGCAATGGCGATGGCAATCACAGCCTTTAAAAGAGAGGAAGTCAGCAGGATCATCCTGACGCGTCCTGCAATTGAGGCAGGAGAGAAGCTCGGATTCCTTCCGGGAGATCTGCAGAGCAAGATTGATCCGTATCTGCGGCCATTATACGATGCTTTATATCAGATCATGGGAGCGGACAGTTTTATAAAAAATTCTGAAAAGGGTCTGATCGAGGTCGCTCCGCTTGCCTATATGAGAGGAAGAACTCTGGATAATGCCTTTATTATTCTGGACGAAGCTCAGAATACGACACCGGCTCAGATGAAGATGTTCCTGACCCGTATCGGGTTTGGATCAAAAGTTGTCATCACCGGTGATTCCACACAGAAAGATCTTCCGGCAGGAACTGTATCAGGACTGGATGTGGCAGTGAAAGTGGTGAAGGATCTGGATGATATCAGCATCTGCACGCTGACCAGCAAGGATGTTGTCAGACACCCGCTGGTACAGAAGATTGTAAAAGCGTATGAAGACTATGAGAAGAAATCCGCACGACCAAGAGAGAACCGGAGGAAAAAGTAA
- a CDS encoding DUF896 domain-containing protein, whose amino-acid sequence MDQQKIKRINELYKKSKAEGLTDAERKEQKILRQEYMELVRRNLRGQLNNIDIEQKDGTVINLGEKYGAKFEKKGN is encoded by the coding sequence ATGGATCAGCAAAAGATAAAAAGAATTAATGAATTATATAAAAAGTCAAAAGCTGAGGGACTGACTGACGCAGAACGGAAAGAACAGAAGATTCTGCGTCAGGAATACATGGAACTTGTCCGCCGGAATCTGCGTGGACAACTGAACAATATTGATATCGAACAGAAAGACGGTACCGTGATCAACCTGGGTGAAAAATACGGTGCTAAATTTGAAAAAAAGGGGAATTAA
- a CDS encoding putative polysaccharide biosynthesis protein has product MSDTPTKTKGRAKKDDYIVQGSILAAAAVLTKIIGVVYRIPLTNILGDEGNGFYGYAYQVYAIALMISSFSLPTAVSKLVSVRLAKRQKRNAFRVFLCSLAFAVGVGLFISLTIFLGAGLISTHAMKSPLSVYALRVLAPGLLIVAVMAVIRGYFQGMGTMIPTAISQIIEQIVNAVVSIVGASVLFGIGTKAGAEKGEELLGPAYGAAGSTLGTVAGSLAGLLFLLFVMILYKKVIRRQLKRDRSQNVESYSFILKALLFTAIPVVFSTAVYNINQIIDLTIFNHVMEAQGYVEKEYMALQGIYTGKYDTLINVPMAIANALGTSVVPSLTAVVTNGTRKQVHSKINQTLRITMVVAIPSCIGYFVLASPIMVLLYNDRSTTPAHLLMMGAIVVVLYGLSSVTNSILHGLNYMTSPAKNAGVALVIHLAAFVLMMTVFKMNVYALVGGNIVFALAMSILNLIKIRKVSGFRMDLLSTFGKPFTAAAIMGVITYGVFRLFDLLVGGRVIPVLVSLIVAVLVYAVVLLKIGTLSEDDILDLPMGGKILRAAKKFHLMPS; this is encoded by the coding sequence ATGTCTGATACACCAACTAAGACAAAAGGCAGAGCCAAAAAGGATGATTATATCGTCCAGGGTTCGATACTGGCCGCAGCGGCGGTATTGACAAAGATCATCGGTGTCGTTTACAGGATTCCGCTGACCAATATATTAGGTGACGAAGGAAATGGATTTTACGGATATGCATATCAGGTTTATGCTATCGCATTGATGATCTCTTCGTTCAGTCTTCCGACAGCCGTTTCAAAACTGGTTTCTGTCAGACTTGCCAAAAGACAGAAACGGAATGCATTTCGGGTATTTCTGTGTTCCCTTGCATTTGCAGTGGGAGTCGGTTTATTTATTTCGCTGACGATTTTCCTGGGGGCGGGACTGATCTCTACCCATGCGATGAAATCCCCGTTAAGTGTCTATGCACTCCGTGTACTTGCACCGGGCTTGCTGATCGTTGCGGTAATGGCGGTCATCCGTGGATATTTTCAGGGAATGGGGACGATGATTCCGACGGCTATTTCACAGATCATTGAGCAGATTGTGAATGCGGTTGTCAGTATTGTAGGTGCGAGCGTATTATTTGGGATCGGTACAAAGGCAGGTGCTGAAAAGGGAGAAGAACTGCTCGGACCTGCTTATGGAGCAGCAGGAAGTACGCTTGGGACGGTCGCCGGTTCACTGGCGGGACTTTTATTTCTGCTTTTCGTTATGATTCTTTATAAAAAAGTGATCCGTCGTCAGTTGAAACGTGACCGCAGTCAGAACGTGGAAAGTTATTCGTTCATTCTGAAAGCACTGCTTTTCACAGCGATTCCGGTCGTATTCAGCACAGCGGTCTACAATATCAATCAGATCATTGACCTGACGATTTTTAATCATGTGATGGAAGCACAGGGATATGTGGAAAAAGAATATATGGCCTTGCAGGGAATCTACACCGGTAAATATGATACACTGATCAACGTACCGATGGCAATCGCCAATGCACTGGGTACTTCTGTTGTGCCAAGTCTGACAGCAGTTGTGACAAATGGTACGAGAAAGCAGGTTCACAGTAAGATCAACCAGACTTTAAGGATTACGATGGTTGTTGCAATCCCCAGTTGTATCGGATATTTCGTGCTTGCTTCACCGATCATGGTTCTTCTCTATAATGACAGAAGTACAACACCTGCCCATCTGCTGATGATGGGAGCGATTGTGGTAGTACTGTATGGTCTTTCTTCTGTGACCAATTCGATCCTGCATGGATTGAATTATATGACAAGTCCTGCCAAGAATGCGGGAGTTGCACTGGTGATTCACCTTGCAGCCTTTGTCCTGATGATGACAGTATTTAAAATGAATGTCTATGCACTTGTAGGAGGAAACATCGTCTTTGCACTGGCAATGAGTATTCTGAATCTGATCAAGATCCGGAAAGTCAGCGGGTTCAGGATGGATCTGCTCAGCACGTTTGGCAAGCCATTTACGGCTGCAGCAATTATGGGTGTCATTACATATGGTGTGTTCCGATTATTTGACCTGCTTGTGGGAGGAAGAGTTATTCCTGTTCTGGTCTCTCTGATCGTGGCAGTACTCGTATATGCAGTCGTCTTATTGAAGATCGGAACGCTGTCAGAAGATGATATTCTGGATCTGCCAATGGGAGGAAAGATTCTCAGGGCAGCGAAGAAATTCCATCTGATGCCGTCATAG
- a CDS encoding sporulation protein YqfD yields the protein MIQSLFRYLKGYVKIRITGYSPERFLNMCCFHGIRIWELKSVGNAYEMYISLAGFRKLRPFARKTHMRIYVTQRNGFPFFVQSYRHRGALFAGILLSILLIWGYSLFIWDIHFEGNDKWTDEALTEFLKTKEVSPGMRKKKVDCPGIVKAIRKEYNDIVWVSASIDGSRLKIQIKENEDTFQEEVQGTEEVSEKPTDLIAEEDGVITGIITRSGVPQVHIGDSVKKGDLLVLGRIDVTDDGGEVTGYQYCHSDADIYADTKLPYQDSIPLSYEKKSYNGKSRYQFYMKIGNWEIQAGILKNQFRHSEKSSLEHQWKLGENFYLPVVTGWRKITAYSVKEEKYSRKELQEFLSRRFQNFCKDLTEKGIQIRQNNVKIQLDEKEACASGTLYLNRKIACEADTEIVTIERKEPDESVRTDD from the coding sequence ATGATCCAGTCTTTGTTCCGCTATCTGAAAGGATATGTAAAAATCCGGATTACCGGATATTCTCCGGAACGTTTCCTGAATATGTGCTGCTTTCACGGGATCAGGATATGGGAACTGAAAAGCGTCGGGAATGCTTACGAAATGTATATAAGTCTTGCGGGCTTCAGAAAGCTTCGTCCATTTGCACGTAAGACTCATATGAGGATTTATGTGACACAGCGGAACGGATTTCCGTTTTTTGTCCAGAGTTACCGCCACAGAGGTGCATTATTTGCGGGCATTCTGCTGAGTATCCTGTTGATCTGGGGATATTCACTTTTTATCTGGGATATTCATTTTGAAGGAAATGACAAATGGACGGATGAAGCACTGACAGAATTTTTAAAGACCAAAGAAGTTTCTCCCGGAATGAGAAAAAAGAAAGTCGATTGTCCGGGTATTGTAAAAGCAATCCGAAAGGAATATAATGATATCGTTTGGGTGTCAGCATCCATCGATGGAAGCCGGCTGAAAATTCAGATAAAGGAAAATGAAGATACCTTTCAGGAAGAGGTGCAGGGAACCGAAGAAGTTTCAGAGAAACCAACGGATCTGATCGCAGAAGAAGATGGCGTGATCACAGGGATCATTACCCGTTCGGGTGTTCCGCAGGTGCATATCGGAGATTCTGTAAAAAAGGGAGATCTGCTGGTGCTGGGAAGGATCGATGTGACGGACGACGGTGGAGAAGTGACCGGTTATCAGTACTGTCATTCGGATGCAGATATTTATGCAGATACGAAGCTGCCTTATCAGGATTCCATCCCTCTAAGCTACGAGAAAAAGAGCTACAACGGGAAATCGCGGTATCAGTTCTACATGAAGATCGGGAACTGGGAGATCCAGGCAGGTATTTTGAAGAATCAGTTTCGGCACAGTGAGAAAAGTTCACTGGAGCATCAGTGGAAACTGGGTGAAAATTTTTATCTGCCTGTTGTGACCGGGTGGAGAAAAATTACTGCTTATTCTGTAAAAGAAGAAAAATACAGCAGGAAAGAACTTCAGGAATTTTTAAGCAGGCGGTTTCAGAATTTTTGTAAGGATTTAACTGAAAAAGGTATTCAAATCCGTCAGAATAATGTTAAAATACAACTGGACGAAAAAGAAGCCTGTGCATCCGGGACACTTTATCTGAACCGGAAGATCGCCTGTGAGGCTGATACAGAAATAGTAACGATTGAAAGGAAAGAACCGGATGAGTCTGTCAGAACTGATGATTGA
- the miaB gene encoding tRNA (N6-isopentenyl adenosine(37)-C2)-methylthiotransferase MiaB, translating to MENTKHHRLTSFAETASEAPLQEPDRQYYFIEKAKDIFAEKCKEADRTLTFCVTTFGCQMNARDSEKLVGILEQIGYVEEPDEEKADFVIYNTCTVRENANLRVYGRLGQLGRIKKKNPHMMIALCGCMMQEPEVVEKLKKSYRFVDLIFGTHNIYKFAELLTNSMQSDRMVIDIWKDTDKIVEDLPVERKYSFKSGVNIMFGCNNFCSYCIVPYVRGRERSRDPKAIVREIERLVADGVVEVMLLGQNVNSYGKNLEHPMTFAQLLQEIEKIEGLERIRFMTSHPKDLSDELIEVMSRSKKICRHLHLPVQSGSSRILKKMNRHYTKEHYLELVDKIKKAVPDISLTTDIIVGFPGETEEDFRETLDVVRKVRYDSAFTFIYSKRTGTPAAVMEDQVSEAEVKDRFDRLLKEVQTISAQRCAIHEGTIQKALVECQNEHDPSLVTGRLSNNLLVHFPGDPSLIGRLVDVSLDECKGFYYMGKMKDTE from the coding sequence ATGGAAAATACGAAGCACCATAGACTGACTTCCTTTGCAGAGACTGCAAGTGAGGCACCGCTGCAGGAACCGGATCGTCAGTATTATTTTATTGAAAAAGCAAAAGATATTTTTGCAGAAAAATGTAAAGAAGCCGACAGGACACTGACGTTCTGTGTTACGACTTTCGGTTGTCAGATGAATGCACGCGACTCCGAAAAACTGGTCGGTATTTTAGAGCAGATCGGTTATGTGGAAGAACCGGACGAGGAGAAAGCAGATTTTGTTATTTATAATACCTGTACTGTCCGGGAAAATGCAAACTTAAGAGTTTACGGACGCTTGGGACAGCTTGGAAGGATCAAGAAAAAAAATCCGCATATGATGATCGCTTTATGTGGCTGTATGATGCAGGAACCGGAGGTTGTAGAGAAACTGAAAAAGAGTTACCGGTTTGTAGACCTGATCTTCGGCACACATAATATATACAAATTCGCAGAGCTTCTTACGAACAGCATGCAGTCTGACCGGATGGTAATTGATATCTGGAAAGATACAGATAAGATCGTTGAAGACCTTCCGGTTGAGAGAAAGTATTCTTTCAAATCCGGTGTTAATATCATGTTCGGCTGCAATAATTTCTGCAGTTACTGTATTGTACCATATGTGCGTGGAAGGGAACGCAGCAGAGACCCGAAAGCGATCGTACGTGAGATTGAGCGTCTCGTAGCAGACGGAGTTGTGGAGGTTATGCTTCTGGGACAGAATGTCAATTCCTATGGAAAGAATCTGGAGCATCCGATGACATTTGCACAGCTTCTTCAGGAGATTGAAAAAATCGAGGGACTGGAGAGAATCCGGTTTATGACGTCCCATCCAAAAGATCTGTCGGATGAACTGATCGAAGTGATGAGCAGATCCAAAAAAATCTGCAGGCATCTGCATCTTCCGGTTCAGTCAGGAAGCAGCCGGATTTTAAAGAAGATGAACCGCCACTATACAAAAGAGCATTATCTTGAGCTTGTAGACAAGATTAAAAAAGCGGTACCGGATATCTCTCTTACGACAGATATTATTGTTGGATTCCCTGGAGAGACTGAGGAGGACTTCCGGGAGACACTGGATGTGGTCAGAAAAGTCCGTTATGACAGTGCGTTTACATTTATTTATTCCAAACGGACGGGAACTCCGGCAGCAGTCATGGAAGATCAGGTATCAGAAGCAGAGGTGAAAGACCGGTTTGACCGTCTTTTAAAGGAAGTTCAGACGATTTCTGCACAACGTTGTGCTATCCATGAGGGAACAATCCAGAAAGCACTGGTAGAATGTCAGAATGAGCATGATCCGAGTCTTGTGACCGGAAGGCTGAGCAATAATCTTTTAGTCCATTTCCCTGGAGATCCTTCTTTGATCGGCAGACTTGTAGACGTAAGTCTGGATGAATGTAAAGGATTCTATTATATGGGGAAAATGAAAGATACAGAATAG